A window of Pirellula sp. SH-Sr6A contains these coding sequences:
- a CDS encoding alkaline phosphatase family protein — MSPKKVCIINVVGLTPDLMAHAPHIAKLGSATPWKPPLPAVTCTSQATMLTGQLPADHGIVGNGWYFRETGEVRFWQQSRNLIQSDRLLYDGIDTAKMFWWFNQHAPVRWGATPKPHYGSDGSKVFDILDNTECRLVEHLGPFPFFSFWGPNAGLPASDWIAKATAIVLREKQPSLTLAYLPHLDYDFQRFASPSIERVREVDQCAQIVIEAAHSIGATPIVVSEYGLVPVDKPVGINRVLREHGWLVVRDGPFGEQMMPGDSKAFAVVDHQLAHIYVKNSADRGAVRRCLESIDGVAQVVDPAEIGLGHPRSGEWIALAQPNAWFHYYFWLDDARAPDYARTVDIHRKPGYDPVELFMTSRLRAIARVAQKKLGFRYRMDVIPLEPELVQGSHGLWTSPEKGPLIIGPDAPNDMLLFKAYIRGMLGAS; from the coding sequence TTGAGTCCTAAGAAGGTCTGTATCATCAATGTTGTTGGGCTGACGCCTGACTTGATGGCGCACGCCCCGCATATTGCCAAGCTTGGATCCGCGACTCCTTGGAAGCCTCCTCTTCCCGCGGTCACTTGCACCTCGCAAGCCACGATGCTGACGGGCCAATTGCCAGCCGACCATGGCATCGTGGGGAACGGCTGGTACTTTCGCGAAACAGGCGAAGTTCGGTTTTGGCAACAGTCGCGGAATCTTATTCAGTCGGACCGCTTGCTTTACGACGGTATCGACACGGCCAAGATGTTTTGGTGGTTCAACCAGCATGCCCCTGTTCGCTGGGGCGCCACTCCTAAACCTCATTACGGGTCTGATGGTTCGAAGGTATTTGACATCCTCGACAACACGGAATGCAGGCTCGTCGAACACCTCGGGCCCTTTCCGTTTTTCTCGTTCTGGGGCCCGAACGCAGGGTTGCCAGCTTCGGACTGGATCGCCAAGGCAACAGCCATCGTTCTTCGAGAAAAGCAACCTTCGTTGACGTTAGCCTACCTACCCCATCTCGACTACGACTTTCAGCGATTCGCTTCGCCGAGTATCGAGCGAGTCCGGGAGGTCGATCAGTGCGCCCAGATCGTTATCGAGGCGGCCCACTCCATCGGCGCGACGCCCATTGTGGTGTCGGAATATGGCCTCGTTCCGGTCGATAAGCCCGTTGGTATCAATCGAGTCCTTCGTGAGCATGGATGGCTCGTGGTTCGCGATGGACCATTCGGAGAACAGATGATGCCAGGCGATTCCAAAGCTTTCGCGGTCGTCGATCACCAGCTGGCGCATATCTACGTGAAGAACTCGGCCGATCGCGGGGCCGTACGGCGTTGCTTGGAGAGCATCGATGGCGTAGCACAAGTTGTCGATCCCGCCGAGATCGGATTGGGGCATCCTCGAAGCGGAGAGTGGATCGCACTTGCACAGCCGAATGCTTGGTTCCATTACTACTTTTGGCTCGATGATGCGAGGGCCCCGGATTACGCGAGAACTGTGGACATCCATCGCAAACCCGGATACGACCCGGTCGAATTGTTCATGACTTCGCGACTGAGAGCGATCGCGCGTGTCGCCCAAAAGAAACTAGGGTTCCGGTACCGAATGGACGTGATTCCACTGGAACCCGAACTCGTTCAAGGGAGTCATGGGCTGTGGACTTCCCCTGAGAAAGGTCCCTTGATTATCGGACCGGATGCCCCAAACGACATGCTGCTCTTCAAGGCCTATATCCGGGGTATGTTAGGGGCGAGTTAG
- the glgP gene encoding alpha-glucan family phosphorylase, with translation MTQIDYTVGQDFASPSFANEIDAEALYEKCMALAKNMWWSWQPEVSNLFRDIDPIRWRQLDHNPIALLREFTAERLAVRASEMVLHSRVNYAFRRLQEYMESSNTWAQTNSGVLGSKPVAYFSAEFGLHESLPVYSGGLGVLSGDHVKSASGLGVPLIGIGLYYSHGYFKQHLTGDGYQREEYYETKVEDLPLEAATLADGTPLTVSIDTRNGRLLAKVWKVAVGRVRLFLLDCNVEGNRPEDRELTSRLYGGDERTRIRQELVIGVGGVKALRALGITPGVYHLNEGHSAFAPLEVVRQRMEDDGMTFEDAVREISEMTVFTTHTPVPAGHDRFDAGLIEEHLGPLRDALRLSPERLMGLGRVNVDDHNESFCMTVIGLKMSRQANAVSQLHGHISRRMWQCLWPHREERNIPIGHITNGVHVESWLAWQMQQLYDRHFPANWKSQMGEADVWQYIHQVDPGELWETHNALKNLLLSFVRRRVSRQCRRRGESDDVVEAARSVLSPNILTIGFGRRFATYKRANLLFKDLDRISRLLDSTDRPLQVIFAGKAHPKDEPGKRFIQEIANLRHDSRFGGRVVFIEDYDINVCRHLIQGVDVWLNNPRRPLEASGTSGQKTVLNGGLNCSVLDGWWAEAYNGTNGFAIGKGTSHSDDRITDKRDSDYLYQTLEESVIPTYYNRDRDGLPRQWIKMMMSSISTLAWRFSSHRMVMDYTRQAYVPAAGGLSCEMKKA, from the coding sequence ATGACACAAATTGATTACACTGTTGGCCAGGACTTTGCTTCTCCCTCGTTCGCAAACGAAATCGACGCGGAGGCTCTGTATGAGAAGTGTATGGCCTTGGCCAAAAACATGTGGTGGAGTTGGCAACCCGAGGTTTCCAACTTGTTCCGCGACATCGATCCAATTCGGTGGCGTCAATTGGATCACAATCCGATCGCATTGCTCCGCGAATTCACGGCGGAGAGGCTTGCTGTGCGTGCGAGTGAGATGGTGTTGCACAGCCGAGTCAATTACGCATTTCGACGGCTGCAGGAATACATGGAGAGCTCCAATACTTGGGCTCAGACCAACTCAGGTGTGCTGGGAAGCAAGCCTGTCGCATACTTTTCCGCCGAATTTGGACTGCATGAGTCGTTGCCTGTCTATTCCGGTGGCTTGGGTGTGCTCTCAGGGGATCATGTGAAAAGCGCGAGCGGGCTAGGTGTTCCGTTAATCGGAATCGGCCTTTATTACTCCCATGGTTATTTCAAACAGCATCTCACCGGAGATGGCTATCAACGAGAGGAATACTACGAAACCAAGGTGGAGGACCTTCCTCTAGAGGCAGCCACGTTGGCCGACGGAACTCCTCTAACCGTATCGATCGACACACGTAACGGCCGACTTCTCGCCAAGGTCTGGAAGGTAGCAGTGGGCCGTGTTCGTTTGTTCTTGCTCGATTGCAACGTCGAAGGCAATCGTCCGGAAGATCGCGAGCTCACCAGTCGACTCTATGGTGGCGACGAACGAACCCGGATTCGACAAGAGCTGGTTATCGGAGTGGGAGGTGTCAAAGCTCTGCGGGCTCTCGGCATCACCCCCGGCGTTTATCACCTCAATGAAGGGCATAGCGCCTTTGCCCCGCTCGAAGTTGTTCGTCAACGCATGGAAGACGATGGAATGACTTTCGAAGACGCGGTGCGAGAAATATCCGAGATGACTGTGTTCACGACACATACACCTGTCCCAGCAGGTCATGATCGCTTCGATGCGGGACTTATCGAAGAACACTTGGGCCCACTCCGAGACGCGCTGCGACTGAGCCCCGAGCGATTGATGGGTTTGGGTCGAGTCAACGTCGATGATCACAACGAATCCTTCTGCATGACCGTGATCGGGCTCAAAATGTCGCGTCAAGCGAACGCTGTCAGCCAGTTGCATGGTCACATTTCGCGACGCATGTGGCAATGCCTGTGGCCCCATCGAGAAGAACGCAACATTCCGATCGGTCATATCACCAACGGTGTTCACGTGGAAAGCTGGCTCGCTTGGCAGATGCAGCAGCTTTATGATCGACATTTCCCAGCCAACTGGAAATCCCAGATGGGCGAAGCGGATGTTTGGCAATACATTCATCAAGTCGATCCGGGGGAACTCTGGGAAACGCACAATGCTCTGAAGAATTTGCTCCTCTCCTTTGTGCGACGCCGCGTTTCCCGCCAGTGCCGCCGACGAGGTGAAAGCGATGATGTTGTGGAAGCAGCCCGCAGTGTCTTGAGCCCGAATATTTTGACCATCGGATTCGGTCGACGTTTTGCGACCTACAAGCGAGCGAATCTGCTGTTCAAGGATCTGGATCGCATCTCTCGATTGCTCGATAGCACCGATCGCCCACTGCAAGTCATCTTCGCAGGAAAAGCCCACCCCAAAGATGAACCGGGCAAGCGATTCATCCAAGAGATCGCCAATCTTCGACACGATTCTCGATTCGGAGGCCGCGTCGTCTTTATCGAAGACTATGACATCAATGTTTGTCGTCACTTGATCCAAGGGGTCGACGTGTGGCTCAACAATCCACGCCGTCCTCTCGAAGCATCCGGAACGAGTGGTCAAAAGACCGTTCTCAACGGCGGTCTCAACTGCAGCGTTCTCGATGGATGGTGGGCGGAGGCGTACAACGGCACCAACGGTTTTGCGATTGGGAAAGGTACCAGCCACTCCGATGACCGCATCACCGACAAACGGGATTCGGATTACCTCTATCAGACTCTCGAGGAGTCGGTCATCCCCACCTACTACAACCGAGATCGGGACGGGCTACCAAGGCAATGGATCAAGATGATGATGAGCAGCATCAGCACCTTGGCGTGGCGCTTTAGTTCTCACCGAATGGTGATGGACTATACCAGGCAGGCATACGTGCCCGCAGCCGGTGGATTGAGCTGTGAGATGAAAAAGGCGTAG
- a CDS encoding SHD1 domain-containing protein, with the protein MITRPNATARLGFIVLDLRYLPMPLLSFRPLKFYSAPLSTALLSVALLAPQCIAQSNAPREWSDATGAYKIQASLIEVKDGIAFLKTSDGKTLKIPLARLSEADQAFLKVGSNPFEEVAGDAGRPMSGSGSSANASSSANPGGAAGSASALAGWSSDLKIDWSSVDDLDLNNDGSWNLTLPPPSDFGATAKRAMLKEKENFHEDLRRLDVNPTVMRGVAGFTVSFSVPKPLSRLSLIDFATGKAIHTAAVEADMGPLCLLNDGSTVLMQGSSDDRKGFETLDQLQLWKVTGKQVARSSIWVPFPDESESFGRKANAKLSDAIPLANNKLLLVGSNGHVACIDVLTRKPYWHANLTSNFAVAASLDRSLVALVKGHTVLIVDPDLGQVKCQQSMPDKPHLAWTRACWSPSGNKLIVTFTNSLRVLDLTTGEWAQQLTLTGTPIATSSLGCPHDDYALLDGRLLLHIPSQIKVCEYRDAKKIEVLGGMSFIAMQSKEAGLVVPAKIPHPAAEKILDQAEKDPSVFLIHPGVEVSIDASGAGQYAQQVAASLKKAAEASGYKVVDGAPVSLVATISGPKQEAVSYIASGAFVANVYQSGIRLRWQGKDVWSTGGSNIPGILQTKRGESIQQTLDELGRTPNLHVFEAARFPKLLQRPSADSKVPASGGDALMVSKFTMHGLVDSN; encoded by the coding sequence ATGATCACACGCCCAAACGCAACGGCGCGTCTGGGCTTCATCGTCCTCGATCTGCGATATCTACCAATGCCCCTTCTCTCCTTTCGTCCGCTGAAATTCTATTCGGCTCCGCTCTCGACCGCATTGCTTTCGGTTGCCCTACTCGCACCGCAATGCATTGCCCAATCCAACGCTCCGCGTGAGTGGTCCGATGCCACGGGTGCTTACAAAATCCAAGCTAGTCTGATCGAAGTGAAGGATGGAATCGCCTTCCTCAAGACCAGTGATGGCAAGACTCTGAAGATCCCACTGGCTCGACTTAGCGAAGCCGATCAAGCCTTCCTTAAAGTTGGCAGCAATCCCTTCGAAGAAGTAGCGGGGGATGCGGGGAGGCCGATGTCCGGTTCGGGCTCTTCGGCAAACGCCAGCAGCTCGGCCAATCCAGGGGGTGCAGCGGGAAGCGCTAGCGCCCTGGCTGGCTGGTCAAGTGACCTCAAGATCGATTGGAGTTCTGTCGATGACCTCGATCTCAATAACGATGGCTCCTGGAATCTGACCTTGCCACCCCCTTCCGATTTCGGAGCGACTGCCAAGCGTGCCATGCTGAAAGAGAAGGAGAATTTTCACGAAGACTTGAGACGTCTTGATGTGAATCCGACTGTTATGAGAGGCGTCGCCGGTTTCACGGTGAGCTTTTCGGTACCCAAGCCCCTGAGTCGGTTGTCCTTGATCGACTTTGCGACGGGCAAAGCGATACATACTGCGGCAGTGGAAGCCGATATGGGCCCGCTCTGTTTGCTCAATGACGGTAGTACTGTGTTGATGCAGGGCTCCAGCGATGATCGAAAAGGATTTGAAACGCTAGATCAGTTGCAGTTGTGGAAAGTAACAGGCAAACAGGTCGCGCGTTCTTCGATTTGGGTCCCCTTTCCGGACGAGTCGGAAAGCTTCGGAAGAAAGGCGAACGCCAAGCTGTCCGATGCGATCCCTCTGGCCAATAACAAACTGCTATTGGTTGGCAGCAATGGGCACGTCGCGTGCATCGACGTGTTGACTCGCAAGCCTTACTGGCACGCGAACCTCACGTCGAATTTTGCCGTTGCTGCTTCGTTGGATCGCAGTCTCGTTGCCTTGGTTAAAGGCCACACGGTCTTGATCGTCGATCCCGATTTGGGACAAGTGAAGTGCCAACAATCCATGCCTGACAAACCCCACCTCGCTTGGACCCGAGCTTGCTGGAGTCCTAGCGGTAACAAGCTGATCGTCACCTTTACGAACTCTCTCCGGGTGCTTGATTTGACGACGGGTGAGTGGGCGCAACAATTGACACTTACTGGGACGCCCATCGCAACCAGCAGCTTGGGTTGCCCTCACGACGACTACGCTCTTTTGGACGGCCGATTGCTCCTACATATTCCGTCGCAAATCAAAGTCTGCGAGTATCGCGATGCCAAGAAGATTGAGGTGTTAGGAGGCATGTCCTTTATTGCCATGCAGAGCAAGGAAGCTGGGTTGGTCGTTCCAGCCAAGATCCCGCATCCGGCGGCGGAAAAGATCCTCGATCAAGCGGAGAAAGACCCCAGCGTGTTCTTGATTCACCCTGGAGTCGAGGTATCGATCGATGCATCCGGTGCGGGGCAATATGCACAGCAAGTCGCTGCGTCGCTCAAAAAGGCCGCCGAGGCATCCGGTTACAAAGTCGTTGATGGCGCTCCCGTGTCTCTCGTCGCGACGATCAGCGGTCCCAAGCAGGAGGCTGTCTCGTACATCGCTTCCGGTGCGTTTGTCGCCAACGTCTACCAATCAGGAATTCGTCTTAGGTGGCAAGGCAAGGACGTTTGGTCCACGGGTGGGTCCAACATCCCGGGAATCCTGCAAACAAAACGAGGGGAATCGATTCAACAAACGCTGGACGAGCTTGGACGAACGCCAAATCTACATGTCTTCGAGGCCGCTCGGTTCCCCAAACTCCTCCAGCGACCTTCTGCCGACTCGAAAGTCCCCGCGAGTGGCGGAGATGCGTTGATGGTCTCCAAGTTCACGATGCACGGCTTGGTGGACTCAAACTGA
- the ispD gene encoding 2-C-methyl-D-erythritol 4-phosphate cytidylyltransferase — protein sequence MARDVAVILAAAGKSTRFRDPFSKKVFTLCSGKPVWQHSAQLFADHPRVAQIIMAIAPEDKETVQEKFAGNLTMLGVELVLGGNERFESIRNALQRVKPNLSLVAIHDAARPCLTRASIDDVLAVADRKKAAILAAPIRGTVKRCKSDDSIEQTVERAGLWQAQTPQVFSLEILQKSYARVKGTPTDDSQVVEEAGYSVYCVEGPESNIKITTKGDLKIAESFLKVPAKTKDNPFF from the coding sequence ATGGCTCGTGACGTCGCAGTGATTCTCGCAGCAGCGGGAAAGAGTACTCGGTTTAGAGATCCCTTCTCGAAAAAAGTGTTCACGCTTTGTTCGGGCAAACCGGTCTGGCAGCATAGCGCACAACTTTTTGCAGATCATCCGCGCGTGGCTCAAATCATTATGGCCATAGCTCCCGAGGACAAGGAAACCGTCCAAGAGAAGTTCGCAGGCAATTTAACCATGCTGGGTGTGGAGCTGGTTTTAGGAGGAAACGAACGTTTCGAGAGCATTCGCAATGCTTTGCAGCGAGTCAAACCAAATCTTTCCCTCGTTGCCATTCATGATGCAGCGAGACCCTGTTTAACTCGAGCATCCATCGATGACGTGCTCGCCGTCGCCGACCGAAAGAAGGCGGCTATCCTCGCGGCCCCAATCCGCGGAACGGTCAAACGATGCAAATCCGATGACAGCATTGAACAGACGGTGGAGAGGGCTGGTCTTTGGCAAGCTCAAACACCACAAGTCTTCAGCTTGGAAATCCTCCAAAAGTCCTATGCGCGCGTGAAAGGAACTCCCACCGACGATTCGCAGGTAGTCGAGGAGGCTGGCTACTCGGTTTACTGCGTCGAAGGTCCCGAGTCCAATATCAAGATCACGACGAAAGGGGACCTCAAGATCGCTGAATCGTTTCTCAAGGTCCCAGCCAAAACAAAAGACAATCCATTCTTTTAA
- a CDS encoding P-II family nitrogen regulator has protein sequence MKLIIAIVQPNRLEEVKEALTEVEVFRLTVLDCLGYGRQKGQKSAFRGQDLSINLLRKVQLQIAVNDEFVEPTIEAIMKGARTGEKGQIGDGKIFVLPMDDCVRIRTGERGSEAI, from the coding sequence GTGAAGCTGATCATCGCGATCGTTCAACCGAACCGGCTGGAAGAAGTCAAAGAGGCGCTCACTGAGGTGGAGGTATTTCGTCTCACGGTGCTCGACTGTCTGGGGTATGGTCGGCAAAAGGGGCAAAAATCTGCATTCCGCGGCCAGGATCTCTCGATCAACTTGCTACGCAAAGTTCAATTGCAGATCGCCGTTAACGACGAGTTCGTCGAACCCACGATCGAGGCCATCATGAAGGGTGCGCGAACCGGAGAAAAAGGTCAGATCGGCGATGGAAAGATCTTCGTTCTGCCGATGGACGATTGTGTGCGGATACGAACCGGCGAACGAGGCTCGGAAGCAATCTAA
- a CDS encoding formylmethanofuran--tetrahydromethanopterin N-formyltransferase, translated as MAEVSKDNESFKPWVDNLLWDKLVVNTYAEAFRSLYSRVLITARDMKWLMAACQAATGHASSTILCDCEAGIEQILDGRSPGQETPDGRIGAVLQFHVPRFRKDRVEHLERVMLARVSQNILTCPTTRCFNGLDTDPYFKLGRKIAFFGDGHQERSTQFGVKGWTIPTLGGEFFLSRRFGYADGIMGGNLWFLGFSEEAAIEAAEKAAEAADLHPGVITTFPGGVAASASKAGSSYKFLIASTYAEYCPTLKNKLGDRSLVPEGVTSIMEIIINGESLESVAAATYAAIAAALPVDGLHSISAGNYGGRLGKSFIYLHPDKKPAEGS; from the coding sequence ATGGCCGAAGTTTCGAAGGATAACGAGAGCTTTAAACCTTGGGTGGACAACCTGCTGTGGGACAAGCTGGTTGTGAATACTTATGCGGAAGCGTTTCGAAGTTTGTACTCGCGCGTCTTAATTACCGCACGCGACATGAAATGGCTCATGGCTGCTTGCCAAGCGGCGACGGGGCACGCCAGCAGCACTATCCTTTGCGATTGCGAAGCGGGTATCGAACAGATCTTGGATGGACGAAGCCCTGGGCAGGAAACCCCGGACGGCCGAATCGGCGCGGTCCTACAATTCCATGTCCCTCGCTTTCGAAAGGATCGGGTTGAACATCTCGAACGAGTGATGCTCGCTCGCGTAAGCCAAAACATATTGACCTGCCCGACGACACGCTGCTTCAACGGCTTGGATACGGACCCTTATTTCAAACTTGGTAGAAAGATCGCCTTTTTCGGGGATGGCCATCAGGAACGGTCGACTCAATTCGGAGTGAAAGGATGGACCATCCCAACGCTCGGGGGAGAGTTTTTTCTAAGCCGCCGGTTTGGGTACGCCGACGGTATCATGGGAGGAAATCTCTGGTTCCTGGGATTCAGCGAAGAGGCAGCCATCGAAGCGGCAGAAAAGGCTGCCGAAGCGGCGGACCTGCACCCTGGTGTGATCACGACTTTTCCTGGAGGCGTGGCGGCGAGCGCCAGCAAGGCGGGTAGTTCCTACAAATTCCTGATCGCCAGCACATACGCCGAATATTGCCCCACCCTGAAAAACAAATTGGGGGATCGCTCTCTCGTCCCGGAGGGAGTGACCTCCATCATGGAGATCATCATCAACGGTGAGTCGCTCGAGTCGGTGGCTGCTGCAACCTATGCCGCAATCGCCGCAGCACTCCCCGTCGACGGACTCCACAGTATTAGCGCGGGAAATTATGGTGGACGTCTCGGAAAGTCCTTCATTTATCTTCATCCCGATAAAAAACCAGCTGAAGGGTCTTGA
- the sucC gene encoding ADP-forming succinate--CoA ligase subunit beta, giving the protein MKIHEYQAKELFRKAQVPVLAGFVARTPEEAKAAFDQLGGPIAVVKAQVHAGGRGKGTVIEVPSQRGVQLVKSADEAATVAKNLIGNRLVTVQTGESGAVVNQVFVEQGCKIARELYLAAVIDRAEKKPLLMVSSEGGVEIEKVAEESPEKILREYFDPAYGLESYQVRKLCKKLNISGEAAKSAEFFMKKLCRLFVDLDCSMAEINPLVITEDNKMIALDAKITFDDNALFRHPDLKELRDLAEEEPAEIRAANTGLSYVKLDGNIGCLVNGAGLAMATMDIIKHHGGAPANFLDVGGGANTQQVTEAFRIILSDPNVKAILVNIFGGIARCTTIAQAVIEASKEVGFNVPLVVRLEGTEVEEGKKMLRESGLAIISADDLTDAAKKVVASIA; this is encoded by the coding sequence ATGAAAATCCATGAATATCAGGCCAAAGAACTATTTCGAAAGGCCCAGGTTCCCGTCTTGGCCGGATTCGTGGCCAGAACCCCTGAGGAAGCAAAAGCGGCCTTCGACCAACTCGGCGGCCCGATAGCCGTCGTCAAGGCTCAGGTCCATGCGGGTGGTCGTGGCAAAGGTACCGTCATCGAAGTTCCTTCGCAGCGTGGCGTGCAATTGGTGAAGTCTGCCGACGAAGCTGCAACCGTCGCGAAGAATTTGATCGGAAACCGTCTCGTCACCGTTCAAACCGGCGAATCCGGAGCGGTCGTCAACCAAGTCTTCGTGGAGCAAGGTTGCAAAATCGCTCGTGAGTTGTACTTGGCCGCAGTCATCGATCGCGCTGAGAAGAAACCTCTCTTGATGGTCAGCAGCGAAGGGGGCGTTGAAATTGAAAAGGTAGCGGAGGAATCCCCAGAAAAGATTCTTCGCGAGTATTTCGATCCCGCTTACGGACTGGAGAGCTATCAAGTTCGCAAGCTTTGTAAGAAGCTGAATATCTCGGGTGAAGCTGCCAAGAGTGCCGAGTTCTTCATGAAGAAGCTTTGCAGGCTGTTTGTCGATCTCGATTGTTCGATGGCGGAGATCAACCCTCTTGTCATTACCGAAGACAACAAGATGATCGCCCTCGACGCGAAGATCACCTTCGATGACAACGCTCTCTTCCGCCATCCCGATCTCAAGGAGCTTCGCGATTTGGCAGAAGAAGAACCAGCAGAAATCCGAGCCGCCAACACCGGCTTGAGCTACGTCAAGTTGGATGGCAATATCGGCTGCCTCGTCAACGGTGCCGGCTTGGCCATGGCGACGATGGACATTATCAAGCACCACGGAGGGGCACCTGCTAACTTCTTGGACGTAGGGGGTGGAGCCAATACCCAGCAAGTCACCGAGGCATTCCGAATCATTCTCTCGGATCCCAATGTGAAAGCGATCCTCGTGAATATCTTCGGTGGAATCGCTCGCTGCACCACGATCGCCCAAGCGGTCATTGAAGCCTCCAAAGAGGTTGGATTCAACGTTCCACTCGTGGTTCGCTTGGAAGGTACCGAAGTGGAAGAAGGCAAGAAGATGCTCCGTGAAAGCGGACTTGCCATCATCTCCGCAGATGACTTGACCGACGCAGCGAAGAAAGTCGTTGCATCGATCGCCTAA
- the sucD gene encoding succinate--CoA ligase subunit alpha produces MSILVNSKTRVICQGITGKAGAFHTKGCKEYGTKMVGGVTPGKSGETVEGLPVFDTVEEAVKQTGANASMIFVPPAFTADAILEAVDAGIEVICAITEGVPVVDMVHVYDRVKASKSVLIGPNCPGVITPGECKIGIMPGYIHNVGKVGIMSRSGTLTYEAVWQTSGLGLGQSTCVGLGGDPIVGTSYIDIFERFQNDDQTEVILMIGEIGGDAEEKAAEYVKNHVTKPVAAFIAGRTAPPGKRMGHAGAIITGGKGTAAEKVAALEAAGIAVAESPADMGAAVLRAIANKK; encoded by the coding sequence ATGAGCATTCTCGTTAACAGCAAGACCCGGGTCATTTGCCAAGGCATCACCGGCAAGGCAGGTGCCTTCCACACCAAAGGTTGCAAAGAGTACGGCACCAAAATGGTCGGAGGGGTTACACCCGGCAAGTCAGGTGAGACCGTCGAGGGACTCCCTGTCTTCGACACCGTCGAAGAAGCGGTCAAACAGACGGGCGCCAACGCATCCATGATCTTTGTTCCCCCCGCTTTCACCGCCGATGCGATCCTCGAAGCCGTCGATGCTGGCATCGAAGTCATCTGTGCCATCACCGAAGGTGTACCCGTCGTCGACATGGTGCATGTGTACGACCGTGTGAAGGCGAGCAAGTCGGTATTGATCGGTCCCAATTGCCCCGGCGTGATCACACCAGGCGAGTGCAAGATCGGTATTATGCCTGGCTATATTCATAACGTAGGCAAGGTCGGCATCATGTCCCGCAGCGGAACTCTCACCTACGAAGCCGTTTGGCAAACATCGGGACTGGGATTGGGGCAATCCACTTGCGTCGGACTCGGTGGCGATCCGATCGTTGGGACCTCCTACATCGATATCTTCGAACGATTCCAAAACGACGATCAAACCGAAGTCATCTTGATGATCGGTGAAATCGGTGGCGATGCCGAGGAAAAGGCAGCGGAGTACGTCAAGAATCACGTCACCAAACCTGTGGCCGCATTTATCGCTGGCCGTACAGCACCTCCAGGTAAGCGAATGGGACACGCCGGCGCGATCATCACCGGCGGTAAAGGAACAGCTGCGGAGAAAGTCGCTGCCTTGGAAGCGGCTGGCATCGCCGTCGCCGAATCCCCCGCTGACATGGGGGCTGCGGTCTTGCGAGCCATTGCGAACAAGAAGTAG
- a CDS encoding ThiF family adenylyltransferase — protein MSDRYRRQKSFSQIGESGQQKLAASKVVICGVGALGSMVVERLCRAGVGNLTLVDRDWVEWDNLPRQTLYTEEDAELANPKAKSCTEHLRRINSELAIDFYVTDLHSENIERLIGHPDLIIDGTDNFETRYLINDYACKHRIPWIHGGVVGASGQTLTILPGRTACLRCLLPDPPPAEQMQTCDSAGVLGPAVGIIANWQAMEALKLLASGPSAIDGDLRVFDCWQGEARRLRLQRFEASDNNPGCPACVQGQFEFLRGERQSQAKVLCGRNTVQIVQDRSEPLALEAIANRLSSECSVTANAYFLKFQLGGLQWTLFRDGRALLTGTEDIELARKLFSRYIGT, from the coding sequence ATGAGCGACCGATACCGAAGGCAGAAATCTTTCTCCCAAATCGGGGAATCGGGCCAGCAAAAACTGGCCGCGAGCAAGGTCGTGATCTGTGGCGTAGGAGCGTTGGGCTCGATGGTCGTCGAGCGACTTTGCCGAGCAGGTGTCGGCAATTTAACCCTGGTTGATCGCGATTGGGTCGAATGGGACAATCTGCCACGACAGACGCTCTACACGGAAGAAGACGCAGAGCTTGCAAATCCAAAAGCAAAGAGTTGCACCGAACATTTGCGTCGAATCAATTCCGAGTTGGCCATCGATTTTTATGTTACCGACCTGCACTCGGAAAACATCGAGCGATTGATTGGTCACCCTGATTTGATCATCGATGGAACGGATAACTTTGAAACCCGCTACCTGATCAATGACTATGCCTGCAAGCATCGCATTCCGTGGATTCACGGCGGGGTTGTCGGTGCCTCCGGGCAGACGCTTACGATCCTTCCCGGGCGAACGGCTTGTCTTCGATGCCTCTTGCCCGATCCACCTCCGGCGGAGCAGATGCAAACATGCGATTCGGCAGGGGTCCTTGGACCTGCAGTAGGGATCATTGCAAACTGGCAAGCGATGGAAGCATTGAAACTACTTGCTTCGGGGCCGTCCGCTATCGATGGCGATCTCCGAGTTTTCGATTGTTGGCAGGGGGAAGCAAGGCGTCTCCGCCTCCAACGATTCGAGGCATCTGATAACAACCCAGGATGCCCTGCCTGTGTGCAAGGTCAGTTCGAGTTCTTGCGTGGGGAACGTCAATCGCAGGCCAAAGTGCTTTGTGGTCGGAATACCGTGCAGATCGTCCAAGATCGAAGTGAACCGTTGGCATTGGAGGCAATAGCCAATCGCCTGTCGAGCGAATGCAGCGTGACCGCCAACGCCTACTTCCTGAAGTTCCAATTAGGAGGTTTGCAGTGGACCCTCTTTCGCGATGGTCGTGCTCTCTTAACGGGAACCGAAGATATCGAACTCGCTCGCAAACTCTTTTCCCGCTACATCGGTACCTAG